DNA sequence from the Myxosarcina sp. GI1 genome:
CTTTCTGCTTGACGAAAGCGCTCGAATACATAGGGCAAAAAGTCAGATTCGATCCCAATTCCCGTGTCGATAACTTGAATTTGAGCGCGAGCAGCATCACCCTGCAGTTTGATAGTTATCCGCCCACCCTCGCTGGTAAATTTGATTGCATTGGTCAGCAGATTCCAGAGGATTTGCTGTAGACGGGCTAAGTCTCCCAAAACTCGACCGACATTGGGGTCAAATATAGTCAGAATCTCAATTGATTTAGCTTCAGCCGCTAGCCTTACGGTTTCTCGGGCATCAGCAATGATAGAGCTTAAGTTGACTGAAGTTAGTTTGAGTTCTAGTTTTCCCCGCAGAATCCGCGATACATCTAATAAATCGTTAATAAGCTGCAACTGTAGGGTGGCGTTTTTGTAAATTGTGTTTAGTCCCGTAGTTATTTGCTGTGCTTTGAGTTTGCCATCGATTAACAGTTGCGACCAACCTAAAATAGGATTGAGTGGGGTACGCAGTTCGTGTGAGACAATCGCTAAAAATTCATCTTTTAGCTGGTTGGCGTGAAGTAAATCTTCTGTTTGTTGCCGTAGTTCTTCTTCTAGTTCTTTAATGCGGGTAATATCTGTATTGGTACCATACCACTTAATAATTTCTCCTTTTTCGTTGCGCAATGGTCTACCTCTACCTAAAAACCAGCAGTAGGTTCCATCAGCTTTACGTAAACGCGCTTCCATATCGTATTTTTTTCCCGAACGTACCGAGTCCATCCAAGTTCTATTTAGCCGAGAGAAGTCGTCAGGATGTACCATTGTCACCCAACCACGCTCTTGTATTTGTGCTAGAGTAGCACCCGCATAATCCTGCCAACGTTGATTGATATAGTCTACGGCACCGTTTGGGGTTGCCGTCCAGATCTGTTGGGGAATTACTTCAGTAATTAGTTTGAGTTCGTATTCGCTTTGCCGTAGGGCTTGTTTGCTTGCTTCGCGATCGCTGACATCAATACCCGATGGAATCAAGTATTCTACTCGTCCATTAGGATCGAATAGAGGAAAAATACTAAAATCAACTAAAATATAGTTTTTTGATGTCAATCGAACTACAACATCATAACGAACCACTGCTCCTGTTGCTGCCCTTTTAATAGCCCGATTTAACTGCGCTTGAACTTCAGAATCATAAGACCACCAATAAGTTTCGGCAAACGGTTTGCCTATGACATCTGCCGCTTGCAACTTAGCAGCTGCTAAAGCCGTACGATTGGCTTCAATTAATACTCCGTCAGGTGTCATTACGCCGACAAAGCTGGTTAAACTGTCCAAAACACGTCTTAGGTGTCGTTCGCTGTTCTGTAACTTTGCTTCTACTAGTTTGCGCTCGGTGATATCGAGATTGATGCCGCTGAGACGAATTGGTTTACCATAGTCATCAAAGGTCACATTGCCGATACCCAACAACCAGCGAATTCCTTTCTGGGGATGAAAAATCCGAAATTCGATTCGTAACTCCGCTTTCTCACCAGCTAAAACCTTTTCTATTTGCCGATTGGTTGATTCTAAATCCTCTGGATAAAGAGTACGTTCCCAATCTTGAAATTGCAAGGGATTGCATTGGCGATCGATACCATACAAATGGTAATTTTCTGGCGACCAAAAAACTTTATTAGCAGCAATTTGCCAAACCCAGAAACCTGCTTTGGCACTTGATAGTGCTAGTTTGAGCAGTTGTTCTTGTTCTTGTTGTTTTTGTTCTGCTTCTTCTAGAGAAGTAATATCTCTAGAAATACCAATAACTCCTAAAATATTTCCCGTTTCGTCGCGCCAGGGATATTTACTAGTAAGTAGCGATCGCATCGTATCTCGATAGGGAACTTGTTCTTTGTAAGCAATAAACTCCCCACTTTTGATTACCAAACGGTCTTTTTCTATAATCGATCGAGCGATTTGAGGCGGAAACAAAGCAGCGTCATCTCGCCCCACTATCTCTGAAATCTTAATATTTAACCAGTCAGCTGCCGCTTGATTGGCGATTACATAGCGACCTTGTAAATCTTTGACATAAATTACGTCGGGAGTATCGTTAATAATAGATTGCAAAATATTATTAGTTTTGACTAACTCGGCTTCGGCTTGTTTGCGTTGAGCGATCTCTTCGGCAATACCCAAGATCTGATGTACAGAATTATCAGAAGTGCGACTAAACACTCGATCTTGACTGCGAAACCACCGCCATTCTCCATTTTTATGACGCAGGCGATATTCAAATGGATACACCGCTGACGATCTTGAGCGATGAAGCTGCTCGATATGAGAGACAAAGCGGTCGCGATCTTCAGGATGCATTAATCCCTCAATAAAATTTGCCCCCATAGCCAGTATTTGTTCTGGGGTATAGCCCAAGCGGTCGTATACTTGAGAATTAACAAAAAGACTGCGTTGGGCGATCGCGTCAAATAAATACAGTATTCCTGGTATAGCATCGGCTACTTCCTGGGTAAATAAAAAAGGAGTATGTATCGGCTCGGTTGGCGTAGCTTCTGACTTGGCAATCTGTTCGCTAATATCGCTAAAAGTGACTACTACAGCATAAGGCAGGCGATCGCCCGATTGATATAATGGCTGAGAGTCAATAGATAACCAGACTAATTTTCCACTGGGTTGATACAATCCCATTACTACAGCAGAATGTGATTCGCCAGTAGCGATTGAAACGTTCCCTGGATGAGTTTCTGGTAAAAAAAGAGAACCATCTTGATGAATTGTTTGCCAGGGAGGTTTAAAGGAAGAAGTACCCATTAGTTGCTCGACGCTGTAGCCTAAAATCTTGACTGCGTCTTCGTTACAGCCTTGAATGCTACCGTCTGCTAACTGCAACAGCATTCCTTTTGATGGGTTAGAATTTGAGACGCGAGCAATATCTGTGTCCATCCTGCTAACCGTAACCTGTAGTAAATTTATTTTAGATAAAAAAAAGCATCTGCTATGCGAGCAAACCTATATTTTTTTTGTGTTTGTCATCGAGCGTCTTTACTAAACTGCCTTTATTTGAAAACCATAGTTTTTTGTTTTTTCAGGTAAAAAAGTTGCCTGACAAAAGCAATTGATGCCACAATCCAATAACGTATTGCTATAGTAAGTATGCAACAAAAACGTAGCAAACAGTTTGAAGTTAAACGCTCTGTTTTGTCGTCAAGCAAGATAAACTTTATCTATCATCCCATTTACTCGATTTTTCTGCTGCTTTTAATTTTTTATTTTTATTTACTTGAGAAGGAACTATTTCTAATTGACGATAGGCAGATTTATCGGTTTGTTCGCCCCGACGGCGTTCGGAAGTTCTCTCTTCGCTAGTGTTTTCGGTAACTACTTCATAGAGAATTGCTTGTTTGTGGTTGGTTTTTCCCTTACGTAATACTCTACCGAGTCTTTGAATATATTCTCTTGTCGAACCCGTACCAGATAAAATGACGGCAATTCGAGCCTCAGGTACATCGACACCTTCATTAAGTACGTGGGAGGCCACCAAAGTTTTATAGTCTCCTGTTTTAAATCCCTGCAAAATGTCGTGACGTTCTTTAACGGGTGTTTGATAGGTAATGGCAGGAATGAGAAACTCTTGCGAGATGCGATAGACAGTAGCATTATCATTAGTAAAAATTAAAATTGGTTCGGGAATGTGGCGTTCGATTAAGTCAGACAGAATTCGTAATTTAGCCTCGGTTCCCAAAGCAATTTCTTTGGCTTCTCGATGTGCTAGCATTGCTTTTCTACCCAATGGCGATCGCGCACTGGCTTTTACAAATAGCTGCCAACCTTCGAGACTGCCCAGAGAAATATTTGACTGGCGTAAAAAATTATTGCGCGTGGCGATTGCCGCGTCGTATTTTTTTCTTTCTTCTACGGCTAATTCGACTCTAATTTGCACTATTTTGTGCTGTGCTAAAGCTTGTCCAGAAAGTTCGGCAGCAGTTTTGCGATAGACAATTTTACCGATCAGGGTGTCTAAATCGCGATGGGAACCGTCGCTACGTTCGGGCGTAGCTGTCAAACCCAACCGATAGGGAGCGATCGCATATTCGGCGATGACTTTAAAATAGTCGGTGGGTAAATGATGGCATTCGTCAAAAATTTGTAAGGCGTATCGATTACCCAAAGTTTCGGCATGAATTGCCGCACTGTTATAAGTAGCAATTAAAATTGGCGTGCGATCGCGCGAACCGCCACCCAACAAACCTACTTCAGCATTGGGAAACGCAGCTTTTATCTGAGTGTACCACTGATGCATCAAGTCTAAAGTCGGCACGACGATCGAGGTAGTGCGAGGAGTTGCCTGCATTGCCAACTGTGCCAAATAAGTTTTTCCTGCTGCTGTCGG
Encoded proteins:
- a CDS encoding PAS domain S-box protein — encoded protein: MDTDIARVSNSNPSKGMLLQLADGSIQGCNEDAVKILGYSVEQLMGTSSFKPPWQTIHQDGSLFLPETHPGNVSIATGESHSAVVMGLYQPSGKLVWLSIDSQPLYQSGDRLPYAVVVTFSDISEQIAKSEATPTEPIHTPFLFTQEVADAIPGILYLFDAIAQRSLFVNSQVYDRLGYTPEQILAMGANFIEGLMHPEDRDRFVSHIEQLHRSRSSAVYPFEYRLRHKNGEWRWFRSQDRVFSRTSDNSVHQILGIAEEIAQRKQAEAELVKTNNILQSIINDTPDVIYVKDLQGRYVIANQAAADWLNIKISEIVGRDDAALFPPQIARSIIEKDRLVIKSGEFIAYKEQVPYRDTMRSLLTSKYPWRDETGNILGVIGISRDITSLEEAEQKQQEQEQLLKLALSSAKAGFWVWQIAANKVFWSPENYHLYGIDRQCNPLQFQDWERTLYPEDLESTNRQIEKVLAGEKAELRIEFRIFHPQKGIRWLLGIGNVTFDDYGKPIRLSGINLDITERKLVEAKLQNSERHLRRVLDSLTSFVGVMTPDGVLIEANRTALAAAKLQAADVIGKPFAETYWWSYDSEVQAQLNRAIKRAATGAVVRYDVVVRLTSKNYILVDFSIFPLFDPNGRVEYLIPSGIDVSDREASKQALRQSEYELKLITEVIPQQIWTATPNGAVDYINQRWQDYAGATLAQIQERGWVTMVHPDDFSRLNRTWMDSVRSGKKYDMEARLRKADGTYCWFLGRGRPLRNEKGEIIKWYGTNTDITRIKELEEELRQQTEDLLHANQLKDEFLAIVSHELRTPLNPILGWSQLLIDGKLKAQQITTGLNTIYKNATLQLQLINDLLDVSRILRGKLELKLTSVNLSSIIADARETVRLAAEAKSIEILTIFDPNVGRVLGDLARLQQILWNLLTNAIKFTSEGGRITIKLQGDAARAQIQVIDTGIGIESDFLPYVFERFRQAESSNTRNFGGLGLGLAIVRHLSELHGGTVKAESLGKGKGATFTVTLPISGSCLEIEPAETVKLTPTNLTGTKFLVVDDDADSRDMLLFILKAENAEVKAVASGSEAIEIFKEFKPHFLISDISMPEMNGYQLLQKIQSLSVELEIEVIAISLSAHATERDRQQSMEAGFARHINKPIDINAFIDLMVQLISKD
- a CDS encoding DEAD/DEAH box helicase, which encodes MPRAPKLQFDRGTLLLHPPPRGKAWLDFATWDDRVEKFRIPAIYYRPLVEALQADNKEFVDEASEFYNLQLDSQTNLEPYLHQQEALEAWKRNGRTGVVVLPTAAGKTYLAQLAMQATPRTTSIVVPTLDLMHQWYTQIKAAFPNAEVGLLGGGSRDRTPILIATYNSAAIHAETLGNRYALQIFDECHHLPTDYFKVIAEYAIAPYRLGLTATPERSDGSHRDLDTLIGKIVYRKTAAELSGQALAQHKIVQIRVELAVEERKKYDAAIATRNNFLRQSNISLGSLEGWQLFVKASARSPLGRKAMLAHREAKEIALGTEAKLRILSDLIERHIPEPILIFTNDNATVYRISQEFLIPAITYQTPVKERHDILQGFKTGDYKTLVASHVLNEGVDVPEARIAVILSGTGSTREYIQRLGRVLRKGKTNHKQAILYEVVTENTSEERTSERRRGEQTDKSAYRQLEIVPSQVNKNKKLKAAEKSSKWDDR